The following are encoded together in the Lactuca sativa cultivar Salinas chromosome 1, Lsat_Salinas_v11, whole genome shotgun sequence genome:
- the LOC111886066 gene encoding probable histone H2B.1, with translation MAPKAEKKPAEKKPVEEKKTVVAEKTPAEKKPKAGKKLPKEAGAGATDKKKKRSKKNVETYKIYIFKVLKQVHPDIGISSKAMGIMNSFINDIFEKLAQESSKLARYNKKPTITSREIQTAVRLVLPGELAKHAVSEGTKAVTKFTSS, from the coding sequence ATGGCGCCAAAGGCAGAGAAGAAACCAGCAGAGAAGAAGCCTGTAGAGGAGAAGAAAACCGTCGTGGCTGAAAAAACCCCGGCCGAGAAAAAACCCAAGGCCGGGAAGAAGCTTCCTAAGGAAGCCGGCGCCGGCGCCACCGACAAGAAAAAGAAGAGAAGCAAGAAGAATGTGGAGACATACAAGATCTACATCTTCAAGGTTTTGAAGCAGGTTCATCCTGATATCGGCATCTCAAGCAAGGCCATGGGGATTATGAACTCGTTCATCAACGACATCTTTGAGAAGCTTGCTCAAGAATCCTCGAAACTTGCGAGGTACAACAAGAAGCCGACGATCACCTCCAGGGAAATTCAGACGGCGGTGAGGTTGGTTTTGCCCGGAGAATTGGCAAAGCATGCTGTTTCAGAGGGGACGAAAGCTGTCACCAAATTTACCAGTTCTTAG